A single Fusarium oxysporum Fo47 chromosome IV, complete sequence DNA region contains:
- a CDS encoding uncharacterized protein (expressed protein), whose protein sequence is MLKKMRKECNKHAEKAGHGEAHVDAVRLIYWMGTWVCDQISRLKAEESDKEEIAFSLMLDRWGLPIVPWVSHILRVSLCKKQDHGIAMVFGIEDAPGFDPVQHIDLTRATVTLDTGFTNMAMRNFDAGSWDNLRAILMQVPLHHPFWKVDLSLGDSVWAGEWDRSIQPQAPTPEFQANLLSIEAWVDEQPRDPFACAYCGQTFNSAGRLVEHSRGCSRGIQDEQEAPNLGQDNADQEYWDSIHKCDICGRAFAQADYLTAHKRTHTGEKPFKCDICGRAFAQAQYLTDHKRTHTGEKPFKCDICGRAFATSQPLIAHKRTHTGEKPYKCDICGRAFATSQPLIAHKRTHTGEKPYKCDICGRAFAQKAGLNRHKMVHTGEKPCKCDICSQSFSQPGDLKRHKRTHTGEKPHKCDSCGQSFARAGNLKVHKRLHTGEKPYTCSCGKAFADDSNLTKHKKSSNH, encoded by the coding sequence ATGCTCAAAAAGATGCGAAAAGAATGTAACAAGCACGCAGAGAAAGCAGGCCACGGAGAGGCTCATGTAGATGCGGTCCGACTTATCTACTGGATGGGAACCTGGGTTTGCGACCAGATCAGTCGTCTCAAAGCCGAAGAGTCCGACAAGGAAGAGATCGCGTTCTCCTTGATGCTTGATCGCTGGGGGTTACCTATTGTCCCTTGGGTTTCGCATATCCTTCGAGTCTCACTTTGCAAGAAACAAGATCACGGAATTGCAATGGTTTTTGGTATTGAAGACGCCCCTGGCTTTGATCCTGTACAGCATATTGATCTTACTCGTGCCACCGTTACTCTAGACACGGGCTTTACAAACATGGCAATGAGGAACTTTGATGCTGGCTCTTGGGATAATCTCCGAGCAATCCTTATGCAGGTACCTCTGCATCACCCTTTCTGGAAGGTTGATCTATCTCTTGGGGATAGCGTCTGGGCAGGAGAATGGGACAGGTCGATTCAGCCTCAGGCGCCTACTCCTGAGTTCCAGGCCAACCTTTTGTCGATCGAGGCATGGGTTGATGAACAGCCCAGAGATCCCTTCGCTTGCGCATACTGTGGCCAGACATTTAACAGTGCCGGTCGATTGGTCGAGCATTCCCGAGGGTGCTCTAGAGGCATTCAGGATGAACAAGAAGCACCAAACCTCGGGCAAGACAATGCCGATCAAGAATACTGGGACAGCATACACAAATGTGATATTTGCGGTCGGGCATTCGCACAGGCTGACTATCTCACGGCGCACAAGAGAACACATACTGGGGAGAAGCCCTTTAAGTGTGATATTTGCGGTCGGGCATTCGCACAGGCTCAATATCTCACAGACCATAAGAGAACACATACTGGGGAGAAGCCCTTTAAGTGTGATATTTGCGGTCGGGCATTCGCAACGTCTCAACCTCTCATAGCCCATAAGAGAACACATACTGGGGAGAAGCCCTATAAGTGTGATATTTGCGGTCGGGCATTCGCAACGTCTCAACCTCTCATAGCCCATAAGAGAACACATACTGGGGAGAAGCCCTATAAGTGTGATATTTGCGGTCGGGCGTTCGCACAGAAGGCCGGGCTCAATAGACACAAGATGGTACATACTGGGGAGAAGCCCTGTAAGTGCGATATTTGCAGTCAGTCATTCTCACAGCCTGGTGATCTCAAGCGACACAAGAGGACACATACTGGGGAGAAGCCTCATAAGTGTGATAGTTGCGGTCAGTCATTCGCACGAGCTGGCAATCTCAAGGTACACAAGAGGCTACACACCGGGGAGAAGCCTTATACGTGTTCTTGCGGCAAAGCATTTGCAGATGATTCTAATCTTACAAAGCATAAGAAGAGTTCCAACCACTGA
- a CDS encoding CDP-alcohol phosphatidyltransferase-domain-containing protein, translating into MSTSETLPLYNPTATDPDGTNMAPNTKKNVAECISDDALVHFKSYKYSSVDLSPVSKYVLGPFWNASVNLLPLWIAPNMVTLLGFCFILINVAFCAIWMPDLVGPAPSWLYFSFAFGLFMYQTMDNLDGKQARRTGTSSGLGELFDHGIDSLNCTLASLLETAAMGLGTSPAGIITALCPCLPMFFSTWETYHTHTLFLGVINGPTEGILIACTIMIMSGIWGPGIWTIPLANGIKDTLPGLAELLGETTFRDIWIGLIIGSLVFTQIPFCVLNVAKARKSRGEPILPVFLEWIPMAVFTVSIAAWVFSPYSTIMKENHLMLFCFIMSFVFGRLTTKIILAHLTRQPFPWWTVMLYPLIGGAFLGNMPRFGLPQVSAQFELFYLWAYLLFSMVVYFRWAWLVVTSICNYLGINALTIPKEKQIANKAAQAANKLH; encoded by the exons ATGTCTACAAGCGAGACACTTCCGCTTTACAATCCAACGGCCACCGACCCTGACGGTACGAATATGGCTCCTAATACGA AAAAGAATGTTGCCGAGTGCATCTCTGATGACGCACTGGTGCACTTCAAGTCATACAAGTACTCAAGCGTCGACCTGTCGCCAGTCTCGAAATACGTTCTTGGTCCTTTC TGGAATGCCTCTGTCAACCTCCTACCACTATGGATTGCTCCCAACATGGTGACCCTCTTGGGTTTCTGCTTCATCCTGATAAATGTTGCTTTCTGTGCAATCTGGATGCCTGATCTCGTTGGACCG GCTCCTTCATGGCTTTACTTCAGCTTTGCCTTTGGCCTCTTCATGTACCAAACGATGGATAACCTCGACGGAAAGCAAGCTCGACGAACTGGAACCTCAAGCGGCCTCGGCGAACTCTTCGATCACGGTATCGACTCCTTGAACTGCACACTCGCCAGTCTGCTCGAAACTGCCGCCATGGGTCTTGGTACCTCTCCAGCTGGCATCATCACCGCTCTATGCCCATGCCTGCCCATGTTTTTCTCGACCTGGGAAACCTACCACACGCATACTCTCTTCCTCGGCGTTATCAACGGTCCTACAGAAGGCATCCTTATTGCCTGTACAATTATGATCATGTCTGGCATTTGGGGACCCGGCATCTGGACCATTCCGCTGGCTAATGGCATCAAGGATACTCTACCTGGTCTTGCTGAGCTCCTTGGCGAGACGACTTTCCGAGATATCTGGATTGGCCTGATCATTGGCTCCCTCGTCTTTACACAGATCCCCTTCTGTGTGCTCAACGTTGCCAAGGCTCGCAAGTCTAGGGGAGAGCCCATTCTTCCTGTGTTCCTTGAGTGGATTCCCATGGCCGTCTTCACTGTTTCCATCGCCGCCTGGGTCTTCTCTCCTTACAGTACCATCATGAAGGAGAACCACCTCATGCTtttctgcttcatcatgtcaTTCGTCTTTGGCCGCTTGACCACTAAGATTATTCTCGCCCATTTGACTCGCCAACCTTTCCCCTGGTGGACCGTTATGCTATACCCTCTTATTGGTGGTGCGTTCCTCGGAAACATGCCTCGATTTGGACTCCCTCAGGTCAGCGCCCAATTCGAACTCTTCTACCTGTGGGCCTATCTTCTCTTTTCCATGGTTGTCTATTTCCGCTGGGCGTGGCTCGTTGTTACCAGCATCTGCAACTACCTCGGCATCAATGCCCTCACCATtcccaaggagaagcagatcGCCAACAAGGCGGCACAGGCTGCCAACAAGCTGCACTAA